The sequence below is a genomic window from Parasteatoda tepidariorum isolate YZ-2023 unplaced genomic scaffold, CAS_Ptep_4.0 HiC_scaffold_369, whole genome shotgun sequence.
tatgttaattttattttcagttcttattaatattagcatttttttaactttagattTCGATGCTTTAtgtcatttttcatattttgaattgtatttaataaaatttggctGCATGAATTTGGTACATTACTACTTACTTAGCTCTGCAGTCTATGAAGGACCTTGGTCTCCTTTAGCACACAGATccaaatttttctattcttgcCTTTAtcttcgaattttttattttaattttctgcttaAATCTCCACGTCAGTACATGTATTCATCTGGAACTTCATACATCAATTTGattgcaaaatactttttcaattaaatttttttacataatttatatattcacCACCAAAAATCCAATATGTTATATGAtgaacaacatttaaaaaaaatatttcaagttttggtttgtttgtttatatgtTTTCACAAAGTAATTGTCTATGTAcaatcaattattataaaaaaaattataagaaagcaGAGAAATTCAATTCAAGTAGTCTTTAGAACAGTTTCATGGCAAATAAATATCGAATTGTATTTGATTCTAGTGGATTTTGTTTCATCACCAAAATGAGAAGAAATACGCTAAgtatcataaaatatgaaaaaatattaaaaatttaaatttatcactttttctgtaataattaaagaatgtataaaagttaaatttgataaatttagtattttctttttaaaaaaaaatcttcatagtatttgtgaatttattttctttttaaactacatattttaaagaaaatggcaGTTTCTGTGATTGTTTAACCCTTTTCGGTGCAGTGTAGCCAGTTTGGCAACACGAATTCAACAAATGCTACAAACCATTAGGTATGTTAAACCcaatgcttttaaaagtttagcTACCGCTATTCTTTAAACACGTTGTTTAAATTGGAATATATTGGATCGCCTTTTCCAACGTCCTGcctgacaaaattttttaattgaaatttgctGTTCCGGAAAGGGTTAAAGCTAGGGTTTCAGAAGCATAATGTACTTTTCCTGTAAAatgcaatgttaaaaaatacttttatgttcTACCGATTTCAGTTCCATTGCATCACGTTCTCGTACGTCCTCCATGAACACCTGCACCACACTGGACGAAGAGGAGGTTAAGCAATCAGCATTAATTGATCTCATCACCCATCTTGAAGATACTGCTGCTCTTTTACGGGAATATCTTATTATGCCACAACCCAAACCAGAAGAACagagtttcataaaaaatgaacagaCATTTTTCCTACTCAAATACCAAATTGCCTTAGTTTGTTTTACACAGGTAAATTGTCCACCCCTGTTATTAATCATACGTATTATTTGAGAAATACTGGTAATTTGTACTTTAGATGAAATTATTCCAttctaaattaactttatttgtaTATCAGAACCAAATGATCTATTACGCACAGTTTTTATAGGAGAAAAGCCACGAAACATCTAATAAATTGCATGCTTCGCTTCCTAATGCTTATACAGCCTCGAGATCCGTTAAGGTAGATAAAGCTTTTGTCGCTAAAAATATCGCCAAAAACGTAGCACAGTTGTCGACGGCTCCCCTGTCAACCAGTGTCTTTCCCCAGCCTGTTAGTTGTCATTGTGCATccgttgaaatatttaatgagccAAACTAAAATCAGCGTTTTTGGGAAAAGGTTacaagataaacagaaaattagaaaaattcagCCAAAAATATggacaaaacacattttttcatataaaagacAAGAACAAACGTTTTTGCTAAGATTTGTTCCTTGCTAACGACCGGAATGCTTATATaaattgcatagttttttttttttttatttatttatttaattttttttttaactcgggacatttttttttgagtgGGGCTGTCATGTATGTGAAAAAATacgtaatgtaattttataaattgttataatatttttaaaaaagggataatcacttaaataagaaattatcaaCTAAAATCCTTAGGCATGTAATGattgttaaactattttttctttttaagctcctttacagtatttttcttattgcgttcatatttaaataaaataataattgtatctTATCTTATGAGAGGGGATATTTCTTAAAgattatataacaaaaatatttagaattttttagagTTTAATAGCCTTATTTGCATGGTGGAATCATATTTATCATACTATaacgaatatttttctttcaagtaaGCTGTGagtgtttaaattataattctattcatgtttggttaaattaaaatcaattttcttcacAGTTAGTGAGTATCCTGATTCTTACCCTGTTCGACAGCTTAGAGGAGGATGTACGAGATACAAGCTATTTCGCACTTGTAAGTTATATactaagttaaaataaacagaaCTTCTTTTGGGCACCTATTTTTAAGCTAGATGagacatttttcataaaagttggatttaaaaaataagttcttttacaactattatatcttaaaaatatcttcactgtaaaaaatgaatattcaaatttcacgaaactttgTTTTTGGCGATGTCGTTTCTAGGTACATATACTTCAAGCAgaaatttcgtcaaagtgacgaaataactaagttcttaaaagaaataaatttcgtcattctacttaaaaaaaaaaaaaaaaaacgcaacgCCTAATGTAGTTAACTTTCCTTATTATCACTTTATTGTGGATATCATACAGGCTGATTAACATATCCCTAACAACATAATAAAgacagagagataaattacatcCATGCCAGAAGCGAGATTCAAACCCGAGATCTTCTTGGCACAAGGTTAACTCTTTGACCCCATACATTGTTtcatcactgttttttttttctttcaattgtctagtctttattctagttaacaatctcccacaataCACTACAATAAGGTTTCGAGTTGCGGAAGCATTTTCATTATCTATGTGAGAATTCGCTTTTCGTCACAAATCATGTGATTTCTTatcgaaatgattctcaaaattaacgaaatacatcTCAAGAAtcgctgaatcgtcaaaagtgacagttttatttcattaaacgaaacattttaataaaaatgttacgttttaatgaagcaaaaatattttcataaaaatatttcaatcaaaattttagtttctgtcATTCTTGTGTCTAAATATTCTTCgcagaaatattcaaaactaaattattattaaaattgttagttacgaatatgtaaaaattcagatataaatatacgttttgagcataacaaacatataatgagaaaaaaagggatctctttaaataatttttgattcttaTGATAGGATTTTCAagtactaggactcaatcaaAATGGTTAGAAAGCCTGACTTTAATGGTAATTGGAGCAGAGCatatttatgttacaaaataataccCTCAAATGTAATTTCTTTGTATAAACATGCACTTTTTTAGGTGAATTTGAATTCCTGACCCTTAAAATATGGGGGTAGGTAAAGTATATGTTAccaatattttatcagaaaaaacaGTTGAAAGATCGGGaccctttatgttaatttcatttttttgcgtAGTGCGTCCTCTTAAAGAAATCTTTATgtatgatttcataacttaaagtCTGCACTGAATAATTGGCATATTGAAAGTAGGTATTTCCAATTGTTATATTTGAGCCCTAATACGTGAAAATAcgatcattaaaataaaacgtatttttttcgCTCAAATTTCTACTCCAAAGTCTTTTGCTTGACGCAAGTAATTATATCTATTTGTTACAACATTAtgcttgataaaaataaaactgaaattgaattgattgaaatttttttgccatCCTTAAATTAAGTATGTTTTCATTGCATTACAGACTATAGCTTGTGGATCAGTTTTACAACTGCTGAATATGGTTCTTGTATCATTTGCCACAGgtaattagttataaattgCTCCAATTATAAACCGTACCGGTAAAGTGAGAAATGCCAGCATTGTGGCCTGTCATTTTTTAGGAAACGTATTAAACATGAGAATTATTATACTCTTAACCTAATTATTCAATGCTTGTAGACAAAAGCTTGAAAGCATGATTTAATACGCGATGTAAAACATTTTGAGAATAACatcgcattatttttttcttcgctatctttttataaaaaacattacttaaCTGGTAACACttctttagtaaataaataaatttttatgaaaaacaaatttcactTTAACGTGCGTATTCAGGTATTATGAATAATATCCATATTAGGAAAAATAACATTGTAGGAATACCGGGTAATGGCTCTTTAAGAGAATACCGGACAAAATACATTCTGTaacattgtatataatgccggattTTCCACTTTGCCGATAatacacataaataaataaataaaataaaagatctgATGatgacatgaaaaaaaaaaatggtgtttaaatgttaaaaattgcttGTAACTGATTTTATAAATGAGGTAAGGTTCTCTcagcaattttgaatttatcttaTAATCTAGAACCAAGAATGATTTAGTAgcatattttgacattttttttatcacctttTAATTcgagctaaaatatttttactcgaTTAAAAACAGACGACTTTCTTCATATTAATTCATTCCTTTGAggagatgatattttaaactaagcaGTATCAATAACTACTGCCTTTACTCCTTTGATTATGttccaaaaatgtttaaaaaataatatttctaaatttataaaagcagaagtctttttttattaatttattcctttgagcaaatgatattttaaactgaGATATATAGTATCAAAAACTACTGCTGATTCTCGTttgattatgtttaaaaaatattcaaaaagaatatttcttaatttattaaagcagGCACACAttgtttcaaagtttttaattttaaaaagcaatttcttaatacgttaaaataacgtaatacggtattaattaagaaagtctcttttatgaatttttttgtttccctAACTAATAACTGTTGACCTGTAGTAAAAAACAGTTGAGGGGGAGGAACCCTCTCATATTAAGTTGAAGACAACTATGACAACaataaacttaaacatttatttaacaactGAACATAACAAGCTAAaaacagaaacataaaaattaagtaagacTGTGTGGGATAGAGACTGAGTAAAGTTCGAAGCTTCTTAAATACTGGGGCAGTTCCAAGGTTGCCGATCGTGTGTTTGTAATCCCGTTGATTCTCTTGGCGCCTACGCACCATGCCTGGCGCCACACAGtaataatttgttacaaaatgtaTCCATCTTCTAGCTGTTTTGTCGAAACAAATGATGAGATACAAAGTGGAAGGGACACTCATGGCTCAAACGTATTTAGCAACCGTCGTCACATTTGCTGGTCTTTACTTCATCATTTACAGAATTGATgtatgtagaaaaaatataacaattttttcttttattattactttgtgaatgaatttatataatattacttcactagaattaatttttacagcCCAATAATTGGGAGTTCGGAACTGCTAATAAGATTGAAGACAACGTAGCGTTCGGGCAATATATTAAGATGCTGTATTTGTCTGTATCAGCGGCTACTCTGTgtggtatgtttttttttcgtcctcagttaattattattattattattgttgttgtttcttattTCGCATGCAGACACGCTTACttcataatagaaaataaaattgatgatgCTCGCTCCGCTTATCAGTCCCAGTGATTTCCTctcatttgtcttttttttctttctttcttcaaactcgttatttttcataaagaacattttgtcaataaaattttgtaattattaaaatattgtaattatcttaagtaaaaaatgtcagaaattttttttcgaaaaaagcacttaaattgtAGTAACCTTCAAACAAAttagcatttcaaaaatttgtgtttagttcttaaataaaaaaggccCTTTCAGCACACCATATTTCAGCTTTATAGATACATTTTTGCAGGCTGCAGAGTTGCCTgctaggtatttttttttataagtttaacagttaatagttctcaaaataaatatcaaatccttaaattaattttgcttcataataaattagtttataatttttaagcagcAAAACATAatctattcgcgatcgcaacgctcgagtacgccctctagcgggagcctgaaaATATCGGGCATTAGTTCCGTCATAACCTTTGGCAATGACGGACGacattttcttagcagcaaataagaagcaaaatttccctaagaaaaaggtagaaaaactagaaaaaactaaccagaacatgccaaacattgaagcagaacacgccaagcatttgaaaaacaatttctcaagaatttttacctttctattaccaACAACATTAATTCCGATTTCATGATCTTTTGCTGTTTCAGATGTGTGTAtcacggtaaaataattttttctgtcctcaattcattacaaattaaagtgaagtcaacattgcttttctttcgtcattccaatgaattaatgtgaattcagaacgtACACAGAACTGTATAATAGTTAttgaatattcttcttcttaatAGAATAGTacatatttctgtatctatattaTTAGGGGattaaggttgtttttcgaaGATTCTGTTGTCTCAGGAAATGATACTTTTTACGAATAATATGACTGTTttcataaatgtatattttgtaacGTTACCCATGACTGTGAGgttaagttaaactatttttagcCAACGCTCCTatgctaattctgaaaatggcacaaaacgtcaatatggagaaaagccatagttttaagaaaaaaaaaagctttagcAGTCtaattttgttatgtttaaaaacttactcaaaTGCTGCGTTACCTGGGCTCATGAAAATTTGCATAGTGAATAAGGCATtgatttcgataattttcatcttggggggaaaatgtcgccaaattgcgattgtttaaaaaagtttaatattttttaaactatttaagttatttgtccattctaaagcccagataattcttaaCGGCACGATGACATGCATAGTTTAAAGTTGTTGCTTtgtttcaagtgtaaggcacttaaaatgtggcttttttatttttctttgtgaaaGTGCTTCGTAAAACGATATTTAGCTCCTGCCTCCCACTGAGATTCCGGATCTAGATTTATACCCTAAAGACAACTTCTtgatttgttattgtttaatgACGGTTGTCCTTCGTGGATTTCCTCTTCATACAGCGCGAATTCGGGCATTTCAAGAAGGCGAGTTTATTCCAATGAGTGATCCATAAGCTGTGTTGTCTTTTGGATTTGGCTCAAAGTTACGGAATTTCACATTCAAAGAGATTTAGCACTTTTACTTagccttttatatatatacgtaCGTTTTTCTGTCCAGCAGAGTTATAGCAAAGCAATATCAGTTCTCTACAGAACTCACGCAGCATAAACATGCCGAATTTTCTCCTgggtttattttgtttatctttttccCCTAGGTGCTGCAAATATACAACCAAATAAATGGCACGTCACATTATTAGTCAGCTTTCAAGTAAGTTCATTCCCTTATTTCTGAACATTAGCAATTTGGTTATGAATTATTAGAAGTATTCCATGCATGCCCCCCCCCATCGGTTTTAA
It includes:
- the LOC107439833 gene encoding uncharacterized protein (The sequence of the model RefSeq protein was modified relative to this genomic sequence to represent the inferred CDS: added 81 bases not found in genome assembly), which produces MAESKQNNAEFHPSSLPEFPFRPQSSPKPSSLSDKRPRLIRNKSVQWADWELQDVIAYPPKKKTEALIDESIQTEIEPLPKGVTPLVDDMIQTSFEIGSIASRSRTSSMNTCTTLDEEEVKQSALIDLITHLEDTAALLREYLIMPQPKPEEQSFIKNEQTFFLLKYQIALVCFTQLVSILILTLFDSLEEDVRDTSYFALTIACGSVLQLLNMVLVSFATAVLSKQMMRYKVEGTLMAQTYLATVVTFAGLYFIIYRIDPNNWEFGTANKIEDNVAFGQYIKMLYLSVSAATLCGAANIQPNKWHVTLLVSFQNVVNFVYSASILAQTVGNYHSYTVQVRRSSSMSRLAAKY